One window of Falsibacillus pallidus genomic DNA carries:
- a CDS encoding sterol desaturase family protein, producing the protein MKKVYKDFFLHTEIAILMVITISLIGASLWRGLTFWHFLFFAAGLVVFMFSEYLTHRFVFHLKAPKHPFLLKLLKRLHYDHHVYPNDLHLLFLPIWYSLPSMVALSAIFYGLHNEWFHTFSFSAGLLSMLLIYEWTHYVAHTPLKPKTKFGKWLKKVHILHHYKNENYWFGVSTPFVDVLFGTLKDEKDVEMSGTARDLEKKTVS; encoded by the coding sequence ATGAAAAAAGTGTATAAAGATTTTTTTCTTCATACAGAAATAGCTATTTTGATGGTGATAACCATTAGTTTGATTGGTGCCTCTTTATGGAGAGGGTTAACCTTTTGGCATTTCTTGTTTTTTGCTGCTGGTTTAGTAGTATTCATGTTCAGCGAATATTTGACCCATCGATTTGTTTTCCATTTGAAAGCGCCGAAACATCCCTTTCTTTTAAAATTATTAAAAAGGCTTCACTATGATCATCACGTATATCCAAATGATCTTCATTTATTGTTTCTGCCGATTTGGTACAGCCTTCCGAGTATGGTTGCCTTATCTGCGATCTTCTATGGACTGCACAATGAATGGTTTCATACATTCTCTTTTTCAGCTGGTCTGCTTTCTATGCTATTGATTTATGAATGGACTCACTATGTTGCTCATACACCGTTAAAACCTAAAACCAAATTTGGAAAATGGCTGAAGAAAGTTCATATACTGCACCATTATAAAAACGAAAATTATTGGTTTGGGGTTTCCACTCCTTTTGTAGATGTTCTTTTTGGCACCTTAAAGGATGAAAAGGATGTTGAAATGAGTGGGACAGCACGTGATCTTGAGAAAAAAACAGTTTCGTAG